The following are encoded together in the Carassius auratus strain Wakin chromosome 34, ASM336829v1, whole genome shotgun sequence genome:
- the LOC113053346 gene encoding ETS translocation variant 5-like isoform X1, giving the protein MDGFYDQQVPFMVPPNQKSLQVEEPYSRAVNDRKRKLVETELAQDTEELFQDLSQLQEIWIAEAQVPDDEQFVPDFQSESLMFHGPPPGKIKRELSPSEDLSPCSQDRSPMPYGEKCLYSYSAYERKPTGFKPLTPPSTPVSPCGPTSALGTRPLHEQTPPSISNTTLGQRLLHGQPSVTKSTPSQQALPHHGQSPPFAVPCPPLNRDTHFNNEPRFQRQLSEPCLPFPPSDAQGRPNFMPQVPSTSSRDGRPPYHRQMSEPLVPVPSQGFKQELLDPRYAEQGVPNMGPSQAAFHPMTIKQEPRDFCFDSEVPKCQSSFGRAASFYQSHENFSFERDQQLYFDDTCVVPERLEGKVKQEPSVYRDGPPYQRRGSLQLWQFLVTLLDDPANGHFIAWTGRGMEFKLIEPEEVARRWGIQKNRPAMNYDKLSRSLRYYYEKGIMQKVKVAGERYVYKFVCDPEALFSMAFPDNQRPNLKADPDGLPGVDDDTLPLAHYDEGASYLVDGGEQCVAGMPFPDGYVY; this is encoded by the exons AACTATTCCAGGACCTCAGCCAGCTGCAGGAGATCTGGATCGCAGAAG CTCAGGTGCCCGATGACGAACAGTTTGTCCCAGATTTCCAGTCGGAGAGCT TGATGTTTCATGGCCCACCGCCGGGGAAGATCAAACGGGAACTGAGTCCCTCCGAAGATCTCTCCCCCTGTAGCCAGGATAGAAGTCCCATGCCATATGGAGAGAAGTGCCTTTACAGCTACAG TGCCTATGAAAGGAAGCCCACTGGGTTTAAGCCATTGACTCCTCCCTCAACGCCCGTCTCGCCATGTGGCCCCACCAGTGCTCTGGGGACACGTCCCCTGCATGAACAGACTCCTCCCTCCATCTCCAACACAACATTAGGACAGCGTCTCCTTCATGGGCAGCCTTCAGTGACCAAGAGCACCCCCAGCCAGCAGGCACTCCCTCACCACGGCCAGAGCCCACCTTTTGCAGTTCCCTGTCCACCCCTAAACCGTGACACTCACTTCAATAATGAACCTAG gtTTCAGCGACAGCTTTCAGAGCCTTGCCTCCCATTCCCACCTTCTGACGCCCAAGGAAGACCCAACTTTATGCCACAGGTCCCCAGTACTTCTTCAAGAGATGGAAGGCCACCTTACCATCGCCAAATGTCAGAGCCCTTGGTTCCTGTGCCTTCTCAGGGCTTCAAACAGGAGCTCCTAGACCCCCGCTACGCTGAGCAAGGTGTTCCCAACATGGGCCCGTCCCAGGCTGCCTTCCACCCGATGACCATCAAGCAAGAGCCACGAGACTTCTGCTTCGACTCTG AAGTGCCTAAGTGTCAGTCTTCATTTGGGAGAGCAGCAAGTTTCTACCAAAGCCATGAGA ACTTCTCATTTGAAAGAGATCAGCAGTTGTATTTCGACGACACCTGTGTGGTTCCCGAGAGACTTGAAG GGAAGGTAAAGCAAGAGCCCTCAGTGTATCGTGACGGGCCGCCTTACCAGCGGCGCGGCTCTCTCCAGCTTTGGCAGTTTCTGGTTACGCTGCTGGATGATCCTGCTAACGGTCATTTCATCGCCTGGACAGGACGTGGAATGGAGTTTAAACTTATTGAGCCAGAGGAG GTGGCCCGACGCTGGGGCATCCAGAAGAACAGACCGGCCATGAACTATGACAAACTCAGTCGCTCACTGCGTTACTATTACGAGAAGGGAATCATGCAGAAGGTAAAG GTTGCTGGCGAGAGGTACGTGTACAAATTTGTGTGTGATCCCGAGGCCCTCTTCTCAATGGCCTTCCCAGACAACCAGAGGCCCAACCTTAAAGCAGACCCCGACGGCCTGCCCGGAGTGGATGACGACACACTTCCGTTGGCGCACTATGATGAGGGGGCTTCATATTTGGTCGACGGTGGCGAGCAGTGTGTTGCTGGGATGCCTTTCCCTGACGGTTACGTGTATTGA
- the LOC113053346 gene encoding ETS translocation variant 5-like isoform X2 has translation MDGFYDQQVPFMVPPNQKSLQVEEPYSRAVNDRKRKLVETELAQDTEELFQDLSQLQEIWIAEAQVPDDEQFVPDFQSESLMFHGPPPGKIKRELSPSEDLSPCSQDRSPMPYGEKCLYSYSAYERKPTGFKPLTPPSTPVSPCGPTSALGTRPLHEQTPPSISNTTLGQRLLHGQPSVTKSTPSQQALPHHGQSPPFAVPCPPLNRDTHFNNEPRFQRQLSEPCLPFPPSDAQGRPNFMPQVPSTSSRDGRPPYHRQMSEPLVPVPSQGFKQELLDPRYAEQGVPNMGPSQAAFHPMTIKQEPRDFCFDSEVPKCQSSFGRAASFYQSHENFSFERDQQLYFDDTCVVPERLEGKVKQEPSVYRDGPPYQRRGSLQLWQFLVTLLDDPANGHFIAWTGRGMEFKLIEPEEVARRWGIQKNRPAMNYDKLSRSLRYYYEKGIMQKVAGERYVYKFVCDPEALFSMAFPDNQRPNLKADPDGLPGVDDDTLPLAHYDEGASYLVDGGEQCVAGMPFPDGYVY, from the exons AACTATTCCAGGACCTCAGCCAGCTGCAGGAGATCTGGATCGCAGAAG CTCAGGTGCCCGATGACGAACAGTTTGTCCCAGATTTCCAGTCGGAGAGCT TGATGTTTCATGGCCCACCGCCGGGGAAGATCAAACGGGAACTGAGTCCCTCCGAAGATCTCTCCCCCTGTAGCCAGGATAGAAGTCCCATGCCATATGGAGAGAAGTGCCTTTACAGCTACAG TGCCTATGAAAGGAAGCCCACTGGGTTTAAGCCATTGACTCCTCCCTCAACGCCCGTCTCGCCATGTGGCCCCACCAGTGCTCTGGGGACACGTCCCCTGCATGAACAGACTCCTCCCTCCATCTCCAACACAACATTAGGACAGCGTCTCCTTCATGGGCAGCCTTCAGTGACCAAGAGCACCCCCAGCCAGCAGGCACTCCCTCACCACGGCCAGAGCCCACCTTTTGCAGTTCCCTGTCCACCCCTAAACCGTGACACTCACTTCAATAATGAACCTAG gtTTCAGCGACAGCTTTCAGAGCCTTGCCTCCCATTCCCACCTTCTGACGCCCAAGGAAGACCCAACTTTATGCCACAGGTCCCCAGTACTTCTTCAAGAGATGGAAGGCCACCTTACCATCGCCAAATGTCAGAGCCCTTGGTTCCTGTGCCTTCTCAGGGCTTCAAACAGGAGCTCCTAGACCCCCGCTACGCTGAGCAAGGTGTTCCCAACATGGGCCCGTCCCAGGCTGCCTTCCACCCGATGACCATCAAGCAAGAGCCACGAGACTTCTGCTTCGACTCTG AAGTGCCTAAGTGTCAGTCTTCATTTGGGAGAGCAGCAAGTTTCTACCAAAGCCATGAGA ACTTCTCATTTGAAAGAGATCAGCAGTTGTATTTCGACGACACCTGTGTGGTTCCCGAGAGACTTGAAG GGAAGGTAAAGCAAGAGCCCTCAGTGTATCGTGACGGGCCGCCTTACCAGCGGCGCGGCTCTCTCCAGCTTTGGCAGTTTCTGGTTACGCTGCTGGATGATCCTGCTAACGGTCATTTCATCGCCTGGACAGGACGTGGAATGGAGTTTAAACTTATTGAGCCAGAGGAG GTGGCCCGACGCTGGGGCATCCAGAAGAACAGACCGGCCATGAACTATGACAAACTCAGTCGCTCACTGCGTTACTATTACGAGAAGGGAATCATGCAGAAG GTTGCTGGCGAGAGGTACGTGTACAAATTTGTGTGTGATCCCGAGGCCCTCTTCTCAATGGCCTTCCCAGACAACCAGAGGCCCAACCTTAAAGCAGACCCCGACGGCCTGCCCGGAGTGGATGACGACACACTTCCGTTGGCGCACTATGATGAGGGGGCTTCATATTTGGTCGACGGTGGCGAGCAGTGTGTTGCTGGGATGCCTTTCCCTGACGGTTACGTGTATTGA